One genomic region from Verrucomicrobiota bacterium encodes:
- a CDS encoding sodium-translocating pyrophosphatase, which produces MNVQRTFPRFVYWILLFLAVSSRLLAGEADIRIPDLSQTRFSLPGGTATGHGLMYFGIVVCALGAAYGWWQYIATRRLPVHETMRAVSNIIWETCKTYLLQQGKFLSVLWTLIAICIVYYFQFLQHKSWLDVGIILLCSILGILGSYGVAWFGIRINTVANARTAFAALQGNPLHTLMIPLQSGMSVGLLLVCVELFFMIVILTFLPQALVGPCFIGFAIGESLGASALRICGGIFTKIADIGADLMKIIFKLPEDDPKNPGVIADCTGDNAGDSVGPTADGFETYGVTGVALIAFLALALKDAAAICGQLIIWIFVMRILMVITSLISYEINRVASRSIYGGRKEFELEAPLTHLVWITSLVSIAITFVASKMMLGGFVGLDGKPAPDLWWILSSIISCGTLAGALIPEFTKVFTSTSSRHVAEITNASRHGGASLNILSGFVAGNFSAFWKGLVILSLMLVSYVLSKDASVASMMPKEYAFAGPIFAFGLVAFGFLGMGPVTIAVDSFGPVTDNAQSVYELSRIESIPNVSREIERDFGFKPNFEHAKDQLEKGDGAGNTFKATAKPVLIGTAVVGATTMVFGIIMLLEQTYGNVIAKLSLVQPEVMLGLLMGGSVIYWFTGASTQAVVTGAYRAVVFIKENMKLDSATASVQDSKKVVEICTVYAQKGMVNIFMVIFALSLGLPFFDPYFFIGYLVAMAFFGLFQAIFMANAGGAWDNAKKIVEVDLRQKGTPLHAATVVGDTVGDPFKDTSSVSLNPVIKFTTLFGLLAVEIAVHMKNTTMKTGIGIACLVVALFFVYRSFYGMRIPEE; this is translated from the coding sequence ATGAATGTTCAAAGAACCTTCCCTCGCTTCGTTTACTGGATCTTGCTCTTCCTGGCGGTATCGAGCCGTTTGCTTGCCGGAGAGGCGGACATCCGGATCCCTGACTTGAGCCAGACGCGGTTTTCACTTCCCGGGGGGACCGCCACCGGTCATGGGTTGATGTATTTTGGCATCGTGGTCTGCGCCTTGGGGGCCGCCTACGGGTGGTGGCAGTATATCGCCACGCGAAGGCTTCCGGTCCATGAGACGATGCGGGCGGTCTCCAACATCATCTGGGAAACCTGCAAAACCTATCTGCTGCAACAGGGCAAATTTCTCTCGGTGTTGTGGACGTTGATCGCGATCTGCATCGTCTACTACTTTCAATTCCTTCAGCACAAGAGCTGGCTGGACGTCGGCATCATTCTGTTGTGCTCGATTTTGGGCATCCTGGGTTCCTACGGGGTTGCTTGGTTCGGCATCCGCATCAACACGGTCGCGAACGCCAGAACCGCTTTCGCGGCGCTGCAGGGCAATCCGCTGCACACGTTGATGATCCCGTTGCAATCCGGCATGAGCGTCGGATTGCTGCTGGTTTGCGTCGAGCTGTTCTTCATGATCGTCATTCTCACCTTCCTGCCGCAGGCCTTGGTGGGACCGTGCTTCATCGGCTTCGCCATCGGCGAGTCCTTGGGCGCGAGTGCGCTTCGGATTTGCGGGGGTATCTTCACCAAGATCGCGGATATCGGAGCGGATCTGATGAAGATCATTTTCAAACTGCCAGAGGATGATCCCAAGAATCCCGGCGTCATTGCGGACTGCACGGGGGACAACGCCGGAGACAGTGTGGGACCGACGGCGGACGGCTTTGAAACTTACGGCGTCACCGGAGTGGCGTTGATCGCGTTTCTGGCTCTGGCGTTGAAGGACGCGGCGGCGATTTGCGGCCAGTTGATCATCTGGATTTTTGTCATGCGCATCCTGATGGTGATCACGTCGCTGATTTCCTACGAGATCAACCGGGTGGCCAGCCGATCCATTTACGGCGGACGGAAGGAGTTTGAGTTGGAGGCGCCCTTGACCCACTTGGTCTGGATCACGTCCCTCGTCTCGATTGCCATTACTTTTGTGGCCAGCAAGATGATGCTCGGTGGATTCGTGGGATTGGATGGCAAGCCGGCGCCGGACCTGTGGTGGATCCTTTCCTCCATCATCAGTTGCGGAACGTTGGCGGGTGCCTTGATTCCTGAATTTACGAAGGTGTTCACCAGCACCTCGTCGCGACATGTGGCGGAAATCACGAACGCGTCAAGACACGGCGGCGCTTCTTTGAACATTCTCTCGGGCTTTGTCGCCGGTAATTTTTCCGCGTTTTGGAAGGGTCTGGTCATCCTTTCCTTGATGCTCGTGAGTTACGTGCTCTCCAAGGATGCGTCCGTGGCGTCGATGATGCCGAAAGAGTACGCTTTCGCCGGTCCGATTTTCGCCTTCGGTCTGGTGGCCTTCGGTTTTCTGGGCATGGGCCCCGTGACCATCGCGGTGGATAGTTTTGGTCCGGTCACGGACAACGCCCAGTCGGTTTATGAGTTGAGCCGGATCGAGTCGATTCCCAACGTGTCCAGGGAAATTGAGCGTGATTTCGGGTTCAAGCCCAATTTCGAGCACGCCAAGGATCAGTTGGAGAAAGGAGATGGTGCCGGCAACACGTTCAAAGCCACCGCCAAACCGGTGTTGATCGGCACCGCGGTCGTGGGTGCGACGACGATGGTCTTCGGCATCATCATGCTCCTGGAGCAAACCTACGGCAATGTGATCGCCAAGCTGAGTTTGGTGCAGCCTGAAGTGATGCTCGGGTTGTTGATGGGCGGGTCCGTGATCTATTGGTTTACGGGAGCCTCCACTCAAGCCGTGGTCACCGGAGCCTATCGCGCGGTGGTCTTTATCAAAGAGAACATGAAACTCGACAGCGCTACGGCGTCCGTCCAGGACAGCAAGAAGGTGGTGGAGATTTGCACGGTCTATGCGCAGAAGGGGATGGTGAACATCTTCATGGTCATCTTCGCGCTCTCCCTGGGATTGCCGTTCTTCGATCCTTATTTCTTCATCGGCTACCTGGTGGCGATGGCGTTCTTTGGATTGTTCCAAGCCATCTTCATGGCCAACGCGGGAGGGGCGTGGGACAACGCCAAAAAAATCGTGGAAGTCGATTTGCGGCAAAAGGGAACTCCGTTGCACGCGGCGACCGTGGTGGGTGACACGGTGGGAGATCCTTTCAAGGACACCTCCTCGGTGTCCCTCAACCCTGTGATCAAGTTCACGACGTTGTTTGGTTTGCTGGCGGTGGAGATCGCCGTGCACATGAAAAACACCACGATGAAAACCGGCATTGGGATCGCGTGCCTGGTGGTGGCCCTGTTCTTCGTCTATCGCTCCTTCTACGGAATGCGCATTCCTGAAGAATGA
- a CDS encoding RNA-binding S4 domain-containing protein → MSNAEATRCRIDKWLWAVRLFKTRALAIEACKAGHVKCDGRNLKPAHEIRAGEVYEIQRGSQALTFKVLGPLQQRVSATVAKEFAEDLTPPAPAQSDAASVLAMPPRRTKGAGRPTKRERRLLDSFAEPDF, encoded by the coding sequence ATGTCCAATGCCGAAGCAACGCGCTGCCGGATCGATAAGTGGCTGTGGGCCGTTCGTCTTTTCAAGACTCGCGCCCTGGCCATCGAGGCCTGCAAAGCCGGCCATGTCAAATGCGATGGACGCAACCTCAAACCGGCCCATGAAATCCGCGCCGGTGAGGTTTATGAAATCCAGCGCGGATCCCAGGCACTGACGTTCAAAGTTCTTGGCCCTCTGCAACAACGGGTGAGTGCAACAGTCGCCAAGGAATTCGCAGAGGATCTCACGCCACCTGCACCGGCGCAATCCGACGCCGCTTCTGTCTTGGCGATGCCACCCCGCCGCACCAAAGGGGCCGGACGCCCCACGAAGAGAGAGCGTCGCCTGCTCGATTCATTCGCAGAACCTGACTTCTAG
- a CDS encoding twin-arginine translocation signal domain-containing protein encodes MNATKSDSPLVSNPTTRRSFLKASLAAGAAVSFSAQSWAQVAGANERIRAGVIGFKGRGGDHISGLRGLTGSGVQIAALCDVDKDVLAGGVETFSKRGEAVKGYADLRRMLDDRDIDVVTIATPNHWHSLAAIWAVQAGKDVYVEKPVSHNVWEGRKLVEAARKYRRIVQTGTQSRSSQAIKEAVEWVRSRKLGKIVIARGLCYKPRGSIGKVPGFQTVPDHIDYHLWCGPAPMDPVRRAKLHYDWHWIWNYGNGDLGNQGIHQMDIARWFLGEQQLSSKVFSIGARLGYDDDGETANTQLVWHHYPSAPLIFEVRGLPAKTGAKEMDKYKGGSVAVIIECERGYVLIPNYSSATAYTHDGMEIKKWSGSTNHYENFINAVRSRKTSDLTADILEGHLSSALCHTGNISYRLGRKSSVNEMRERIQGLRGAEETLGRMVEHLQANGVSLTEHQLVLGDYLEMNPKTERFLNHREADALLTRHYRRPFVVPERV; translated from the coding sequence ATGAACGCCACGAAATCAGATTCACCCTTGGTCTCGAACCCAACCACTCGCCGGAGCTTTCTCAAAGCGTCCCTGGCCGCCGGAGCTGCCGTGAGCTTCTCGGCCCAATCGTGGGCGCAAGTTGCCGGGGCCAACGAACGAATTCGAGCCGGTGTGATCGGTTTCAAAGGAAGGGGCGGCGATCACATTTCAGGGCTGCGCGGACTGACCGGGTCCGGTGTCCAGATCGCGGCGCTGTGCGACGTGGACAAGGATGTGCTGGCCGGAGGAGTCGAGACCTTCAGCAAGCGCGGAGAAGCTGTCAAAGGTTACGCGGACCTTCGGCGCATGCTCGATGATCGCGATATCGATGTCGTGACGATTGCGACGCCGAATCACTGGCATTCCTTGGCAGCCATCTGGGCCGTCCAGGCTGGCAAAGACGTCTATGTCGAAAAACCTGTCTCCCACAACGTTTGGGAAGGGCGCAAGCTGGTCGAAGCCGCGCGAAAGTACCGGCGCATCGTGCAGACCGGTACTCAGAGCCGCTCCAGCCAGGCGATCAAAGAGGCCGTGGAATGGGTCAGAAGCCGCAAATTGGGCAAGATCGTGATTGCCCGCGGCTTGTGCTACAAGCCCCGGGGGTCGATCGGAAAGGTGCCTGGTTTTCAGACTGTTCCCGACCACATCGACTACCACCTCTGGTGCGGTCCCGCCCCGATGGATCCTGTCCGCCGCGCCAAACTGCACTACGACTGGCATTGGATCTGGAACTACGGCAACGGCGACCTCGGGAATCAAGGGATTCATCAAATGGATATTGCCCGCTGGTTCCTGGGCGAGCAGCAGCTTTCCTCCAAGGTTTTCAGCATTGGCGCCCGGCTTGGCTACGATGACGATGGAGAAACCGCCAATACCCAGTTGGTCTGGCATCACTATCCTTCCGCCCCTTTGATCTTCGAAGTCCGGGGCCTTCCCGCCAAAACAGGCGCCAAGGAAATGGACAAGTACAAGGGCGGCAGCGTGGCGGTGATTATTGAATGCGAACGCGGCTATGTGCTGATTCCGAATTATTCCAGCGCGACCGCCTACACGCACGATGGGATGGAGATCAAGAAGTGGTCGGGCAGCACGAACCACTACGAGAATTTCATCAACGCCGTGCGCAGCCGGAAGACGTCCGATCTGACTGCCGATATTTTGGAAGGGCATCTTTCCAGCGCCTTGTGCCACACCGGCAACATTTCCTATCGCTTGGGCCGGAAGTCTTCCGTGAACGAGATGCGCGAACGCATTCAAGGCTTGCGTGGCGCTGAGGAAACCCTGGGACGCATGGTCGAACATTTACAAGCCAACGGGGTATCGCTGACGGAGCACCAGCTTGTGCTGGGCGATTACCTGGAGATGAATCCGAAGACCGAACGGTTCCTCAATCATCGCGAGGCCGATGCTTTACTCACCCGCCATTACCGCCGGCCGTTCGTCGTGCCTGAACGCGTTTGA
- a CDS encoding sigma-54-dependent Fis family transcriptional regulator codes for MNKILLIDDEADVQYSFRRIFNQPDLTIATAPGGDEGLRLLPKFNPDLVIMDVRMAGMSGLEALRRIRESDAKIPIIMMTAYGTTHTAIEAMKLGAFDYLLKPFDIPKLKQVVENALKASRDMKEVVNFASTPDTGDSELGIVGQSEPMQAVFKLIGQLASSDATVLITGESGTGKELVARAIYHHSQRNQQPFLAINCAAIPENLLESELFGHEKGAFTGATQLRVGKFEQCHRGTLFLDEIGDMPPATQAKILRVLQSGAFERVGGNQTFQADVRMIAATNRQLEETVAARSFREDLYYRLNVVRFRMPPLRERPEDIPMLAQYFLRKLQKSKTSARKSLSAEALQAMTEHAWPGNVRELENAIQRALVIATGEVILARDLFTGPLPALPATAQPSSPAPSPTSSPAVPDNMAEMEGIARSLFRWARKHPTLKVLPAVEKELVRHALKETRGNQVQAAKILGITRATLRKRVAKFHLEDPTPSDHSASS; via the coding sequence ATGAATAAAATCCTCCTCATCGACGACGAAGCCGATGTGCAGTATTCCTTTCGGCGGATCTTCAATCAGCCGGATTTGACCATCGCCACCGCCCCGGGCGGCGATGAAGGTCTCCGGCTCCTGCCCAAATTCAATCCCGACCTCGTCATTATGGACGTTCGCATGGCCGGAATGTCGGGACTGGAAGCACTCCGAAGAATTCGGGAATCCGACGCCAAGATTCCCATCATTATGATGACCGCCTACGGCACCACGCACACGGCCATCGAAGCCATGAAGCTCGGAGCCTTCGATTACCTTCTCAAACCCTTCGATATCCCGAAGCTCAAGCAAGTGGTCGAGAACGCCCTCAAAGCCTCCCGCGACATGAAGGAGGTCGTGAACTTCGCCTCCACTCCGGACACCGGGGACTCCGAACTCGGCATCGTCGGACAAAGCGAGCCGATGCAGGCGGTCTTCAAGCTGATTGGACAGTTGGCGTCTTCGGATGCAACGGTTCTCATCACCGGGGAAAGCGGAACAGGCAAGGAACTCGTGGCTCGAGCGATCTATCATCACAGCCAGCGCAACCAGCAACCCTTTCTCGCGATCAATTGCGCCGCCATCCCCGAGAATCTGCTGGAATCCGAACTCTTCGGCCACGAGAAAGGCGCCTTCACCGGCGCAACCCAACTCCGTGTCGGAAAATTTGAACAATGCCACCGGGGCACGCTTTTCCTCGACGAAATCGGCGACATGCCGCCAGCCACTCAAGCCAAAATCCTCCGCGTTCTCCAAAGCGGCGCCTTTGAGCGCGTCGGTGGAAATCAGACGTTTCAGGCGGACGTCCGAATGATCGCCGCCACGAACCGCCAGCTCGAAGAAACGGTCGCTGCTCGTTCCTTTCGCGAGGATCTCTACTACCGATTGAACGTGGTGCGCTTCCGCATGCCGCCCCTGCGCGAGCGGCCTGAAGACATCCCCATGCTGGCGCAATACTTTTTACGCAAACTCCAGAAATCGAAAACCTCCGCCCGCAAATCGCTTTCAGCCGAAGCTCTCCAGGCCATGACCGAGCATGCCTGGCCGGGCAATGTCAGAGAGCTGGAAAACGCCATCCAAAGGGCCTTGGTCATTGCCACCGGGGAAGTTATCCTCGCCAGAGATCTCTTCACGGGCCCTCTTCCTGCCCTCCCCGCGACCGCTCAACCCTCGTCCCCTGCGCCCTCGCCAACGTCCTCACCGGCGGTTCCGGACAACATGGCGGAAATGGAGGGAATTGCCAGGTCGCTCTTCCGATGGGCTCGTAAACACCCGACACTGAAGGTATTGCCGGCGGTGGAAAAAGAACTCGTCCGCCACGCGCTCAAAGAAACTCGCGGGAACCAAGTTCAAGCGGCGAAAATTCTAGGCATCACCCGGGCCACGCTTCGCAAACGCGTCGCTAAATTCCATCTCGAGGACCCCACCCCTTCGGATCACTCGGCTTCCAGCTAG
- a CDS encoding flippase-like domain-containing protein — protein sequence MLKSAARPAICFVLMLWIFHSIFVNEARHLAPPSEPASAWDQLPLPEQWKRAWTLGPRSLGKTLASMPPAWLAVSLVFMGATLALGVARWKMALELQKIPLDSKRATTFSLIAHFFNSFLLGSTGGDLMKAYYAAGETQHLKTEAVVTVVVDRIFGLFSMLAFAVAMIPFNWPRIHASAPVQSLSYFVFAMFATLTLLGGALLWSGLSKRFPQVRPWLRRLPQGETLEKSVEACRPFGRNPSYLIRSLLLSALLNACCVLQVAALAKGLQLHIPVSFLLLIVPSIICVSALPITPSGLGVRENLYVATLASPAWGVSATAALSLALLAYAGSLFWSMIGGLVYLCSRDRRSLASPSSTPGHE from the coding sequence ATGTTGAAGTCCGCCGCGCGCCCCGCGATCTGCTTCGTCCTGATGCTTTGGATTTTCCATTCCATTTTCGTCAACGAAGCCAGGCACCTCGCCCCCCCTTCCGAGCCGGCGTCGGCCTGGGACCAACTGCCGCTTCCCGAACAATGGAAACGCGCCTGGACCCTTGGGCCGCGCAGCCTTGGCAAAACCCTCGCCTCCATGCCCCCGGCTTGGCTGGCTGTTTCCCTCGTGTTTATGGGCGCCACTCTCGCCCTCGGCGTCGCGCGATGGAAAATGGCCCTCGAACTTCAAAAGATTCCCCTCGACTCGAAACGGGCCACCACCTTCAGTCTCATCGCCCACTTCTTCAACTCATTCCTCCTCGGTTCCACCGGCGGTGACTTGATGAAGGCGTACTACGCGGCTGGCGAAACGCAACACCTCAAAACCGAAGCCGTGGTCACCGTCGTCGTGGACCGGATTTTCGGGCTCTTTTCCATGCTCGCCTTCGCCGTGGCCATGATCCCCTTCAATTGGCCGCGGATCCACGCGTCGGCCCCGGTCCAATCCCTTTCCTACTTCGTGTTCGCCATGTTCGCCACTCTCACCCTGCTCGGCGGCGCCCTGCTCTGGAGCGGACTCTCCAAACGTTTCCCCCAGGTCCGACCCTGGCTGCGCCGGCTGCCTCAAGGTGAAACGCTCGAGAAAAGCGTCGAAGCCTGCCGCCCCTTCGGTCGCAACCCCAGCTACTTGATTCGTTCACTGCTGCTCTCCGCGCTGCTCAATGCCTGCTGCGTGCTTCAAGTCGCCGCCCTGGCCAAAGGGCTTCAACTCCACATCCCCGTTTCCTTCCTGCTCCTCATCGTGCCCTCCATCATTTGCGTTTCCGCGCTTCCCATCACTCCGAGCGGCCTGGGAGTGCGGGAGAATCTCTACGTCGCCACCTTGGCCTCTCCCGCATGGGGCGTTTCCGCCACCGCCGCCCTTTCCCTCGCGCTGCTGGCCTACGCCGGAAGTCTGTTCTGGAGTATGATCGGCGGACTCGTGTATCTGTGCTCCCGTGACCGCCGTTCCCTTGCGTCACCCTCCTCCACACCCGGCCATGAATAA
- a CDS encoding sugar phosphate isomerase/epimerase, with translation MYSLSTCWNSSRHTDGRAMLREIRDLGFEYAELSHGIRISLLPGVLAAVDAGEIKISTLHNFCPLPIGVNHAAPNLFKFTSSDERERENAYRHSLKTLETAERVKAKLVVLHMGCIDMKDYTDRLIDMLGEGGKDSPKFAKLCEEAERKREEKKEKPVQLANQMLGRLAEQAAARGLLLGIENREALEEIPLENDSLMFFREWTARPNIRYWHDTGHAQIKENLGFIQHTFHLESMSDYLAGFHIHDVQFPGRDHCPPGTGMIDFAALKPHVRPDHIKVFELNPGVPPEALREGVAHLKSLWGED, from the coding sequence ATGTACTCCCTCTCCACCTGCTGGAACTCGAGCCGCCATACCGACGGCCGAGCCATGCTTCGCGAAATTCGCGACCTCGGCTTCGAATACGCGGAACTCAGTCACGGAATCCGCATCAGCCTCCTCCCCGGGGTCCTCGCCGCCGTGGACGCAGGCGAGATCAAGATCTCGACCCTCCATAATTTCTGTCCCCTCCCCATCGGGGTCAACCATGCCGCGCCCAACCTGTTCAAATTCACCTCCTCCGACGAGCGGGAGCGCGAAAATGCCTACCGTCATTCACTCAAGACGCTCGAAACCGCCGAACGCGTCAAAGCCAAACTGGTCGTTCTTCATATGGGCTGCATCGATATGAAGGACTACACCGACCGCCTCATCGATATGCTGGGCGAAGGGGGCAAAGACTCTCCCAAGTTCGCCAAACTCTGCGAGGAGGCCGAACGTAAACGAGAGGAGAAGAAGGAAAAACCGGTCCAACTCGCGAACCAGATGCTCGGACGCCTCGCCGAACAAGCCGCCGCCCGGGGCCTCCTCCTGGGCATCGAGAATCGCGAAGCGCTCGAGGAAATTCCTCTCGAAAACGATTCCCTCATGTTCTTCCGCGAATGGACCGCCAGGCCCAACATCCGGTATTGGCACGATACCGGCCACGCCCAGATCAAGGAAAACCTCGGCTTCATCCAGCACACTTTCCACCTCGAATCCATGTCGGACTACCTCGCGGGTTTCCACATCCACGATGTTCAATTCCCGGGACGCGACCACTGCCCGCCCGGCACAGGCATGATCGATTTCGCCGCTCTCAAACCCCACGTCCGCCCCGACCACATCAAGGTTTTTGAACTCAATCCCGGTGTTCCTCCGGAAGCTCTGCGAGAAGGCGTGGCCCACCTCAAATCGCTCTGGGGCGAGGACTAA
- the rpsU gene encoding 30S ribosomal protein S21 — protein sequence MTETKLRKGESVEKALRRLKKKVDREGTLKEVRNHRHFEKPSERRRRKMKMARFSAMLSARYADA from the coding sequence TTGACCGAAACCAAGCTCAGGAAGGGCGAATCCGTTGAAAAAGCGCTTCGCCGGTTGAAGAAGAAAGTGGACCGGGAAGGCACACTCAAAGAAGTGCGCAATCATCGGCATTTCGAAAAACCCAGCGAACGCCGGCGCCGCAAGATGAAGATGGCGCGGTTCTCCGCCATGCTCAGCGCTCGCTACGCCGACGCCTGA
- a CDS encoding FAD-dependent oxidoreductase, with amino-acid sequence MNAPVDPSPFPKTPLPPAAKIVILGGGVAGASAAYHLALRGCTDVVLLEQSRVGGGTSWHAAGMVGRLRTTTSMTRINQASADLYARIHRESGHDVGWKQVGSVIVAKSKDRMIQLQRTCAMAELMGVEATMISAQEARERWPLIRIDDLLGAAWLPHDGKVIPKEVPVALAKAAARMGAKIIEGARAIALVTRKDTVIGVETNQGLIHAERVVIAGGMWSRDLALRSGVNLPLYPVEHHYVVSEPIEGAFDELPLGRDPDLCIYFRGEGQSVMLGAFQKFTKPWMVDRIPDDFSFKLLEPDWEKFDEPLKHGAWRIPALEKSRYARFVNGPESFTPDNQFLIGETPELKNLFVCAGFNSAGIATAGGAGNYLAEWILDGEPSIDLWSVDIRRFGPWANNRSFLRTRVTETLGLHYQMAWPNREFETGRGVRRSALHSILAGQGAVFGVKAGWERPNVFAPPGEKAELDYTFGRPHWFPWHAAEHLAARQSAALFDQSGFSKFHCSGQDALPLLEHLCGNKIDVPPGRIVYTGMFNQHGGFESDLTLFRESESSFYLISGTSQAVRDAHWIRKNALAYPNFKLSNVTNAFGVLGLMGPHSRKILSAVTNAELDHESFPFGTGKLIDLGHVSALALRITYVGELGWELHVPVEQMASAYEALMVAGAPWGLRNAGHYAINSLRLEKGFRAWGAELSPWDTPIEAGLQFAIDWNKPFLGRVALLQKRSLPRTKALVLLTLKDPEAMLWGSEPVLCQGKPVGYTLSGAYGHTVGRSVATAYVPLHPSAHPQDPLPGPYAINLNGEMKEAEAHLKPLYDPKRERVTAQ; translated from the coding sequence ATGAACGCCCCAGTCGATCCATCCCCATTCCCCAAAACTCCACTCCCGCCCGCAGCCAAGATCGTCATCCTCGGTGGCGGCGTCGCCGGAGCCAGCGCCGCTTACCACCTCGCCCTGCGAGGATGCACCGACGTCGTCCTCCTCGAGCAATCCCGCGTCGGAGGCGGAACCTCGTGGCACGCCGCCGGCATGGTCGGAAGACTCCGAACGACCACCAGCATGACGCGCATCAATCAAGCCAGCGCGGATCTCTACGCCCGCATCCATCGGGAAAGCGGTCATGACGTGGGCTGGAAACAAGTCGGGAGCGTCATTGTCGCCAAATCCAAGGACCGCATGATCCAACTCCAGCGCACCTGCGCCATGGCCGAATTAATGGGGGTCGAAGCCACCATGATTTCCGCACAGGAAGCGCGGGAACGCTGGCCTTTGATCCGCATCGACGACCTTCTCGGCGCAGCCTGGCTCCCGCACGATGGCAAAGTCATACCCAAAGAAGTCCCTGTCGCCCTCGCGAAAGCCGCCGCCCGGATGGGAGCCAAAATCATCGAAGGAGCGCGCGCCATCGCCCTCGTCACCCGAAAAGACACCGTCATCGGCGTGGAAACAAATCAAGGCCTGATCCATGCCGAACGCGTCGTCATCGCGGGCGGCATGTGGTCCCGCGATCTGGCCCTTCGCTCCGGGGTCAATCTCCCCCTCTATCCCGTCGAACATCACTACGTTGTCTCCGAACCGATCGAAGGGGCCTTCGATGAACTCCCGCTCGGACGCGATCCAGACCTGTGCATCTACTTTCGAGGCGAAGGCCAATCCGTGATGCTCGGCGCGTTTCAGAAGTTCACGAAACCTTGGATGGTGGACCGCATTCCCGACGACTTTTCCTTCAAACTGCTCGAACCCGACTGGGAAAAATTCGACGAGCCGCTCAAGCACGGCGCCTGGCGCATCCCCGCCCTGGAAAAGTCCCGCTACGCGCGATTCGTCAATGGACCCGAAAGCTTCACCCCGGACAATCAGTTCCTCATCGGCGAAACCCCGGAACTGAAGAACCTTTTCGTCTGCGCCGGATTCAACTCCGCGGGCATTGCCACCGCGGGAGGCGCGGGCAATTACCTCGCGGAGTGGATCCTGGACGGGGAACCCTCCATCGATCTTTGGTCCGTGGACATCCGCCGTTTCGGCCCCTGGGCAAATAACCGGAGCTTCCTTCGCACCCGTGTCACCGAAACCCTCGGGCTGCATTACCAGATGGCATGGCCCAATCGGGAGTTCGAAACCGGTCGAGGCGTTCGCCGCAGTGCCTTGCATTCCATCCTGGCCGGCCAAGGGGCCGTTTTCGGAGTCAAAGCAGGCTGGGAACGTCCGAATGTCTTCGCTCCGCCAGGAGAAAAGGCGGAGCTTGATTACACGTTTGGCCGCCCTCACTGGTTCCCTTGGCACGCCGCCGAGCACCTCGCCGCCCGCCAATCGGCAGCCCTTTTCGACCAGTCCGGATTTAGCAAATTCCATTGCTCGGGCCAGGACGCCTTGCCGCTGCTGGAGCATCTCTGCGGCAATAAGATCGACGTTCCACCTGGTCGAATTGTTTACACGGGCATGTTCAACCAGCACGGGGGATTCGAAAGCGACCTGACTCTCTTCCGCGAAAGCGAGTCCTCCTTCTATCTCATCTCCGGCACCTCCCAAGCCGTGCGGGATGCCCATTGGATCCGAAAAAACGCACTGGCCTACCCCAACTTCAAGCTTTCGAATGTCACCAACGCCTTCGGAGTTCTGGGCCTGATGGGGCCCCATTCCCGGAAAATCCTCAGTGCCGTGACCAACGCCGAACTGGATCATGAGTCTTTCCCCTTCGGAACAGGCAAACTCATCGACCTTGGACACGTCTCTGCGCTCGCACTGCGCATCACTTACGTCGGAGAACTCGGCTGGGAACTTCATGTTCCTGTGGAGCAAATGGCGTCCGCGTACGAGGCTCTCATGGTGGCAGGCGCTCCCTGGGGCCTGCGAAACGCCGGCCACTATGCCATCAATTCGCTCCGATTGGAAAAGGGCTTTCGAGCCTGGGGCGCCGAATTATCCCCTTGGGATACCCCGATCGAGGCGGGACTCCAATTCGCCATCGATTGGAACAAACCATTCCTGGGACGCGTCGCTTTGCTCCAAAAACGATCTCTCCCAAGAACTAAAGCTTTGGTCTTGCTCACCCTCAAAGATCCGGAAGCGATGCTTTGGGGTTCCGAGCCGGTGCTTTGCCAAGGCAAACCCGTCGGATATACGCTCTCCGGAGCTTATGGACATACGGTGGGACGATCCGTTGCCACCGCCTACGTCCCCCTTCATCCTTCCGCCCACCCCCAGGATCCGCTGCCCGGCCCCTATGCCATCAACCTCAACGGCGAGATGAAAGAGGCCGAAGCCCATCTCAAACCCCTCTACGATCCTAAGCGGGAAAGAGTTACAGCGCAATAG